The Pontibacter korlensis sequence ATCGGGAGAGGCTTCTTGAAGTGCACTACATCTACCCAAGTGTTCAGAATTGTGAGTGATTTTATTCTTTCCTTGTTTTCAGCAGCTAGTGCAAAGCCAATCGGACCGCCAATGTCGTGCACAACCAAGTGAAATTCCTGAATACCCAGCACCTCTGTGGCACGGGCCAGGAAGCGCGCAAAGCTATGGAAGGTATAGTCAAAATCTTCAGGTCTGTCAGATAAGCCAAGGCCCGGTAAATCTACACATACACCTCGCATACCATTAGCAGCAAGGGCCGCGATTACTTTGCGGTACAGGAAAGAAGACGTGGGTACGCCGTGGATGCACAAAACTACCTCCCCTTCGCCTTGATCCAGCACAAAAGTATTGATGCCATCTACTTGTATATACTTGCCCTTGGCCTGATGCGCTGCAATTACCTGCTCTACTGTATGTTTATCACTCATAATGTCATTTTAGGTACGGTACTTTAAGTTTACTTTACTACGTTCCCTTCCCTAAAGTGTCAATCAGAAGCTTCTTTCATTGCATTTTTATAGTCTATTACCGCCCCAATAAGCGAAGCATGTACGAACGTTTGCGGAATGTTACCCAGGTACTCTCCTCTAATGGGGTCTCCCTCTTCCGGCATCAATCCTACATCGTTCATAAAGACTAGTGCCGCCTGCATTACCTGCTTAAACTTTTGCCAGTTGTGGCGCATCACCCAGTATTGGGCTACCCAGAATGTGCCTGCCAAGAATGCTCCCTCCTGACGTGCATCAAAGCCCACCAGGTGCCTACGGAAGAGGTTATGCTGACAGTAGTCCCGTTCCAATACTTCGATCGTTTTCAGCACTTCGGGAGCATCAGCCTCGGTATAGGCCCAGATAGGAAATAAAATGGCGCTCACATCCACTGCCTCTGCGCCAGGATAGGCCGCGTAGGCACCTTCTGATGTGATGCACTTTTCTGCCACAAACGCTCTTATTTCCGACGCTGCTTTAAGCCAAGGCTTTTTTTGTGCCTCCTCCTGACTGTGCTCAGCTATGTACTCCAGGCTAACAGCAGCCACCACCTTGCTGGAAGTATAATGCTGCCTCTGTGTTTCCTCCCAAAGCCCATGATCTTTCTCATGCCAATGCTCCGTTAGATAATCGGCCAGGTGAGCTATTAAATTCCAGTGCTCCCTTGTTTGAAAGCGGTTATAAATAAGCTTGGCTGAAAGCAGTACATTACTAATGGCATCCAGTTGCAGCTGACAGTTAGCGTTGTTTCCCACACGAACAGGCCTGCTCGCGGCATAACCTGTAAAATGCGTTAAAAAGTTTTCTCCCGGAGCAGGCTGTTTATCAAGTGTAAAGAACGGCACTACCGGCTCCTTTACCTTATGTATGGCATCGCAGATAAAACTGAGGAAATGTCGTTCCTGGTCACCGTCTGAGCCAGCGCGGGTAAGAGCACTGGAGATCATGGCTGCATCACGAAGCCACACGTAGCGATAATCCCAGTTCCGTTGCCCACCTTTTACCTCGGGCAAAGAGGTTGTTCCGGCAGCTACAATACCTCCATTTTCTGCAAAAGTCATCAGCTGCAGGACACTCAGCGAATTTCTCACCTCACGCTCATAGGGACCTTCGTAGGTGATGTGGCTGCTTACCTCCTGCCAGGCTTGCAAAGTAGTACTCCGTGCCTCTTTAAGTACTTTCTCATTTATACTTATCTGCTGCTCACTTAACACAAACCAAGCTTTATCTCCTGCAGGAACCTCACAGACTATGTCGTTCTGCTCTACCTGTAGCGGGTGTGAGGCTTGCAAGAATAGCTTACCATTTATACTAACAGTGCCGTTTGGGTGCTGCTTTATCTGCAGTATGGTGCGGCCATAGTCAGGCTTTGGGGAGATAGTAAGCATCAAATGATCGGGAGCTTCCGAAAAACTCCGGCAAATACCATGGAAGCCTGCACGAATAGGCATATAATCTTCTACCTGTACTTCACCGGAGTCGCAGGCAAGTATAGTGCAAAGTATGGTGCTGTCGCTGTGGTAGTAGCGGTGTTTGAAATGTAAGCCGGGAGCATCAACTTTCCAGCAGCCTCCTTTCTCCGTATCCAGCAGACTCGCAAACACAGAGGGTGCATCAAAACGTCTTGGGCTGTACCATACCACGCTACCAGTCTTAGACACATAAGCGCAAGTGCGGCGGTCGCCTATAAGCGCCAGGTCCTGAATGCTGGTTTGCGTTTCTTTCATCTGCGTTAGCCGCACAAATTATGGTACACTTTCTTGTACCATACGGCTATAAGATACTTCATGCTGTACCTCGCTAACTTTCTGCAGGAGGCAACTTTACTTCAGCTGCAGTTCATTGCGCAAAGGCTCAAACTCTGTTCTGTTCTTGGTCCAGTAGTCGGTAATCATTTTGGCTTTGCGGGTGGCACGGCTTACTTCCTGCTGCCCGTTTTTAAGCTCGCGTACTTCCTCCCAACCAGCAACCTCATAAGGGAAGGCTGCAGTGTAAAAGATGCGCAAGGTGCGCGGGTAACTTTTATACTTTACTGTCAGCACCTTCAGGCCCGATGCATTAAAGTCTGCCATGGTATTCTCGGCCTCACTTATACTTATGTTTGCGTCTTCTGCCTCCAGTTGCTCATGTGTCAGGCGCTGGTCTAGCAAGCCGGGTATGAGCCTGACCTCGCCCGTAGGTACCTGGTTCGGGTTCAGGCGCAGTAGTGTCCAGAGGTTGTCTTCCGGAATGGCATCGATAGTGAGATTTTGGTCGCTTTCGTTCTCGAAGTAGGAAAACAGCCGCACATTATATTTACCATTCTGCCGGTTAAGCTGCGTATATGTTTGCCCGCACCACTCCTGCACACTAGCTGTGACCTTTACCGACGGAATGCTTTCGTAGACCGGCGTAAACACCGACAGCATCATGGAGTACGGATAAATACCCGTGACGAACTTTTTGGTAAGATTCAGCTTCAGTACTTTCTGCGCATCCCGCTCATTGGCCTGCGGGTCGTCCAGTTTCACTTGTTTCTCTTTGGAAAAGTCTTCTGTTACAAAGATCAGCACCGCCTCCCCGTCCCGCTTTTCACCATAGCGGTACTGCTCCAGTGCATAAGAATTTAGCTCGGCCTTGCCTTGGTACCAGTAGTCTCCAAAGGCATCATAATCTATACTTCGGGAGCCACCAGAGTTTGAGTTGGCAGCATTACAGCCAAACAAAAATATAAGCAGGGCAAAGTATGGCAGGTGTTTCAGCATGGCAATCAGGTATAAGTATAATATTTAGAGCTTAAGATAGATCAGGAAGGTACACGCTGCAGTACCTCATTTAAACGGTTCTTCAGCTCTTCAAGCGTCTTCATGGCATTCAGTTCCTCAGCTCGTAGCAGTACTTCCAGTTTTTGCTCCCTTTGTAGCGCCACCAGCGGATATTGGTCATACACATCCCGGTGCTGCCACTCATCTTTATACTGAAATTCCACCTCCAGCGGCAAATTTTCGATATACTCTGCCCACTCTTCAAACATATTAAACTTACCATAAGTAAGGGCGCAGAGGCTGCAGGGATAGGTGCCGGGCGAAACGATTTTATGTGTCAAATCTGTGAGCTTGTTAAAAAAGCCGGTTTTGGCGTTGTAGACAAAAAGGAGTTTCGGTTTCATAAATCAGATCCTTCTGTAAGACTGAAAAGAATAGTAGAAAACCAGCAGGTAGCCCAGAGCCAGCATACTGTGGAAAATGAGCAAACTATACTCTTTCTGCACAACGCCCCAGGCAGCCACACCCAGGAACAGCAGGCCTAACAGCCCCTCCAGGTAAGTGGTAAAGGGTATCTTCAGGCTGCGGTAAAAGTTATCCTGCCACCTTTGCTGCCGCCCCTCCAGGTTAAACTTTGGCGTCCGGATGAAGGGTGATTTCCGGCCCGTCCAGCCTTCCCACACCGCCACCGCATTGTGCAGTGCCAACCCCATTGACATGGAAAGGAAGAGCGGGAAGTATAAAAGAAAACTTCCTCTGCCCGAGGCTTTACCAAAAGCATCAGCCTGAAAGTAAACTAAGCTGATGACAATAAAACTGAACAGCATAACGGCTGCAGCCTGAAAAGCTTGGACAGGAAGCAGGTAGTGCACCTTGGCCCAAAGCAACGGAACGCTTGCCAGCGAGGCTACCAGCACGGCCACGAATACCGAGCTATTGAGCAGGTGCGCCAGCGCGTGGTACTTTGTCTGTAGCGGTTTTTCAGAGCGCAGCACCGTGCCTAAGTGCTTCACAGCCGACTCTGCCCCACCCTTGGTCCAGCGAAACTGTTGCGATTTAAGGGCACTCATCACAGGCGGCAGCTCCGCCCGCGACTCCACCTCGGGCAAGTATAAAAACTGCCAGCCCTTCAATTGGGCGCGGTAGCTCAAGTCAAGATCCTCGGTCAGGGTATCGTCCTGCCAGTTGCCGGCATCCAGTATGGTTGTTTTGCGCCATACACCGCCGGTACCATTAAAGTTGATGAAGGCTTGTTGGCTGTTTCGGCCCACCTGCTCCACAAAAAAATGTGCGTCCAGCGCCAGTGCCTGCAGCCGTGTAAGTACAGAATACTCCTTGTTCAGGTGCGCCCAACGTGTTTGTACCATACCCAATTTAGCATCAGCAAAGTATGGAATAGTTTTTTTCAGAAAGAGAGGATCCGGCACAAAATCAGCATCAAAAATAGCAATGAACTCTCCTTTGGCCAGCTCCAAACCATACTTTAAAGCACCTGCCTTAAAGCCGCTGCGGTCCTGCCTCTGGATGTGCTGCAGGTTCAGGTGCAGGTACTGTTGTACTTTCTGCTGAATGAGTGCGGTGGTTTCATCGTCGCTGTCGTCGAGCAGTTGGATCTCCAGCTTATCGGCAGGATAATCTAAGGCGGCAACAGCATCAATCAGTCGCTCTACTACATACTTCTCGTTGTATACTGGCAGCTGCACTGTTACCAGTGGCCATACTTTGGGTGCTGGCAGCGTGGGCCTCTTCTGCCTCAGAAATAGGCGGAAACGGTAGAGCAGGTGCGCTTGCGCCAGGCTGTAAAGCAATATAAACAGCATGGAGAGTCCGTAGAGGACAACGCAAAGTATAAGCAGCAACTTCATCAATTCAGTACCTTAATCGAGTCATTCCCTGTAAGTACAGGAATGTCAGTAATTCGGCCTTGCTCCGGACCGTTTTCCAGCTTTAGTACGCCTCTGGGGCAAACGGTGGCGCAAATACCGCAGCCAACACAAGATGCCCGCACCACATTCTGTCCCCGCTGTGCATACCAACGCACATCGATGCCCATTTCGCAGTAGGTAGAGCAGTTACCGCAGGAGATGCATTGCCCTCCGTTGGTCGTTATCCTGAACCTGGATTTATAGCGCTGCACAATACCGATATATGCCGCCAACGGACAGCCATAGCGGCACCACACGCGGTTGCCCATCAAAGGATAAAAGCCTACTCCAATCACCCCGGCAAAAGCAGAGCCTATCAGAAAGCCATACCATTGGTGCAACACGCCAGTAGACTGCTCCAGCAAGGCAAACTCAACAAAATAATTCGCAATGGTGACAAGGGTGATAACTGTAATGATAACGAGTATGGGGTATACCATCCAGCGCTCCACTTTCCAAGCTTTCAATGATTTGTCGGAGAGATGACGGTATGGATCGCCGGCGGTTTCGGCCAGACCTCCGCAGCCACACACCCAGCTGCAGTACCAGCGCTTGCCATAGAAGTAAGTAAACAGCGGCACGCCCAGTATAACCAGTATAATGCCCCAGATAAACATGAACATACCCACGCTGCCACTGCCTAGCATGCTGGCAACGCTATAGTCAAAAAAGAAATCGTAGTCGAGGGGCCAGATATTCTTCAGGTCCTGCCACGGGTAGTTGAGCAGCACCAGGATCTCCGGTAGCAGAAAAGCAAAACTCAGCTGGAAAAATATAACTGACGAAGTACGTACCAGTTGATAGTTATTGCCTTTGTACTTGCGGAACATGCGCACGCCCATCACCACAATGGCCAAGGTGTAGAGGGTGCCGTAGAAAAACCATTGGCTGGCCGGACCTCCAGACAAGGCATAGCTAAGCGGATCAACAAGCAAGGTCCAGTTAACGATGTACTCCGGGTACCAGTAAAGCAACACATAAATAGCCGTAAGGTACAGGCCAATGGTTATTCCTACTACGCCGCGCGACTTGTTGGAGGAGAACATGATGCCATTGTTCCGCACACCGGCAGGCTCGCCCCTGTGCTGCGGCAGGATGTACAGTAAAGCTCCTGCTGCACCCAATACCACTGTCAGGAGCAGCAAGAGCAGTTTGTTGCTCTCCACAAAGCCCTGGCTGGCAACCTTGGTTAACGCAAAGGCATAATCGTCCCAGATTACCCGGTCCCACTGCTTGCTCCGTTGCTGTTCTTCGTTGTAGTTATCGAGGTAGCGGTTAAAATCGGTAGCAAACGCGAAGCTGGAAGTATACGTTTTCCCCAGCATCGGCTGCACCTGCTGCTGCAGCACCTCTACATGCTCCGGCTTAATGTTCTGCTGAAGCTGTTGTTCTGTTAGCTCAAACTGCCCCATAAAAAGCAAGGCATTGAACAACAGCAGCGCCAACAGAAATATACCTAAGCCTATTTTTTGAATTAACTTCATAAAATTCCTTTACCACCCCAGAAACGACAGCAGCCCCTTCTCTTTCTTCTCCGGCTCCAGATTTGTGCCACACTGCTGGTTGTAAGCCTGCAGTATGTCGCGGTGATGTTTACTGTAAAATTCAGGATCGAAGTTGGCTTTGTGCAGTTTTACCAGCACCTCCTCCACCGTCCAATGTTCACGCAAAGCTTGGTCAAAAAACTCATGGCGCAGGCGCATGCCAAGGCCGTTTACTCCATGTAGGCGCTTATCGTTCCCGTTAAACAAAGCCCTGAACGCTACTCTGCCATCATCGTGTTTCCAGTAAAACGACTGAACTGGCTCGTTCCACTTATTCGGCACCATCCCATAGGTTTGATACTCTATATCGAAGAATTTAGCCGAGTTAAACCACGGGCCAGGGTTATACTTAACCGGATGATGCGTGAGATTATGCGCCAGCGTTTCGCCATGCATGCGGCCGGTGTACCACACCTGCTCCACGCTTTGGCGGTTGGGCAGCGGCACGCGGTATTCGGCACAGTCGCCTATGGCAAATACGTTGGGGAGGTTGGTGGCGAAATACTGGTCTACTAAGATGCCTTTGTTAACTTCCAGCGGCGAGTTGCGCACCAACTCGATATTCGGATGCACCCCGACGGCCAAGCCCACGAATTGGCAAGGAATCTCCTCCCCCGCTGTCGTTACCACCGCTTTTACCCGACCAGTGCCATCATCAATTATCTCTTTCAGTTCTGTCTGTAGGCGCAAATCTATTTGGTGCTCACGCATGTGCCGCATCACCAGTTCCGACTCTTCTTTTGGAAGTATACTTCGCCAGAAACCTTCTTCCCGCACCAGAAAAGTCACCGGAATGTTGCGGCTCAGGAGCATTTCTGCCATCTCGATGCCAATTAAGCCACCGCCTACTACCACAGCACGTTGACAATTGGCGGTGCTCTCATTCATCCTTTCCAGATCCTGGTATGCGTAAAGCCCCTGCACGCCCTGCAGCTCCTGGCCCGGCCAGGCGAACATGTTGGGCTTAGAGCCCAACGCCAGGATCAGGATATCATACTGTAACGGCGCCTGTTGCTGTAGCTGCAGCTCCTTGTTCTCAAAATCTATACTTGTCACCCAATCGTGCACCAGGTTGAGGCAGTTCTTCTCCCAGAACCAATCTTCGTAAGGCTTGGTGTGCTCGTACTTGAGCTGGCCCATGTAAATGTACATCAGGGCGGTGCGGGAGAAGAAGTACTCTGTTTCGCCGGAAATGATCGTGATGTGTGCCTCATTATCGCGCTTGCGAATATGGCGCGCGCAGGTAACGCCCGATATCCCATTGCCGATGATAACGATGCGGCGGCCCGGGGTACGGTTACAAAAATCACCTGTTGGCTTGGTTTCACGCATAAAGGTGGTACGTCTTTGAATGAGGCTGTTACTTTGATCTTTCTCTTTTATAACAGCTCACTTCTCAAATTTACCTTAAAAATACAGTTGCTTTGGCATTTTTCTGGAAATTGAGGCGCGTGAAGTTAAGATATACTACGCTTTCTGTGTTGTGATGTACGCTTTTCCTGTTAGCCACTGTTCATCTCCAGCTTTACTTCCTACTTGTTCCAACTCTACATGTGGTGCACTCAAGGCCGCGGGGCCTCGTCCTGGGGGTAGGGCTCTCGATAAGGACATTGCGCGGTGTACCTGAAGCTGCTCCTCGCTCCGCTGCGGGCTGCCCTTGACGGGCACTGCAACATGCACAAGGCGCTCTTTGTCGAGGACCCCTACCCCCACCCAAGGACTGGGATCAGGTTCAGGTAGCCAAGGTTGACGCAGCTTGAACAGCATTCCTCTCCTTGGCCAAGGAGGGGAATGCAATGCACAACAGGGGCTATATTTGTATTATACTATATTTGCAGGAACATTTTACAGCGATTCCTGTAAAGTATAGAAGTTTGAAGCCTGCAAGAGCACATACCGCCATTTTACTTTTTACCCGCACCTCTGCAGAGGAGGCGTGTGTAAAGTCCTTTTGCAGAGGCCTGAACAAAAGCAAGGCCATAGCTTCTGCCTTGATCTCGCGCACCAAAATGCTGGTTGAGCAAACAGGGTTGCCGCTGGTGATCATTGGTTCAGACAAACAGCAAGGCAATACTTTTGGGGAGCGGCTGCAAGATGCCATCACACAAGTTTGGAAAAGAGGCTACGACAGTGTCATCTGCCTCGGCAACGACACACCCGGACTGACGCCGGCTACTTTACGTGCCGCCGCCGATGCTTTACAGCAGCACTCCTTTGTTTTCGGCAAAGCTACTGACGGAGGCGTGTACCTGATGGGCATGCACCGCCATACGCTGCCTCAGCTTAACCTTAAGGCTATCTCCTGGAACACATCGCTGGTTTTCGAGGAACTACAACAGCAAACACTATCTGCCTCCACCACTATACTTGCTCCTGTACTTGCTGATGCCGATAACGCTGAAGATATACTTTCTCTAAGCGCCGATTATGCTTTAGGGCCTTTAGTCATCTGGCTCCGTACTTTGCTTTGCTTCACCAAAGCTCCCTTTATACCTTCTGTTTCCTTTTCTCCTCTGGCCATTCCGGCCGCTACAGGCTTGCGCGGCCCTCCTGTTAGCTGAAACCAACAAAGGATTTGATAAAAGCAACGAGAGGTGTTTCACTTGAGGTATATTCATACTTCAAGCTATGCCTTTTCTAATATTTCATACCAGCTAACAACGCTTTTACACGCGCATGAGACATCTTCTACTCATACTCGGGTATCTTATACCCATGGCCACAGCCTTTGCACAAGGGGCAATTGAGGTGACGGTACTAAACCCCAAACTGGAGCCAGTGCCGGACGTGCAAGTTACAGCCACCAACGAAGCAATTGGCTTCAGCGCCACCAGAACCACCAACAGCAAAGGCATTGCTACCTTCAGCGGACTCAATACAGCCGGAAATTATACGATTCTGTCGGCTGAAAACGACACCTATACGCTTGTCTCCTCCGAGCCTGTTGTGCTACGCTCTAACTTCAAGCGCACTGTTACACTGGTTGTGCCTTTCAAAAGGGAGGTAGACCTACAAAGTGTAACGGTATATGCCCCAAGCACCACGCGTATCAACATGTACAATGCGGAGGTGTCGTCGGAGATGCGAATTGCAGAGATAAGCGAATTGCCTGTGGAGGGGCGTGATGTGTCTCGCATGCTGTACCGCTTGCCTAACGTAACACAGGCCACGGGCTTCTTCCCGGAAGCACCCAATGTAAGTATAAACGGTGCCAACCCGCTGTTCAACAACTACCTTATCGACGGGCTGGATAACAACGAGCAGTTCCTGGGAGGCTCCCGCTTTAACATACCCATTGGCTTTGTGCAAAACGTGTCGGTGCTTACAAACAATTACTCCGCAGAGTTTGGTAACACGGGCAATGGCATCATCAATATTACCTCTCGCTCGGGCAGTAACGAGCTGCAGGGTGAGGCATTCTTTCTTACACGCCCCGGCTTTCTGGATGCCTCATCTCCTTACGCCCAGCGCGATTTATCCGGTAACCAGGTAAAAGATGGTTTCCAGCGCTACCAGGCAGGCTTTGGTGTGGGCGGGCCTATATTCCGTGATAAAACGTTCTACTTCCTTAACTACGAGCATACCACTGACCTGAAGGATAATATCCTGCGCAGTCCGGCTTTGGGTGTGAACGAAACCGTGCGCGGCAAGAACTACTTCAACTACCTCTCCGGTAAGATAGACCATTACTGGGGCGATCGCTTCCACTCAGCTGTTCGGGCTAACGTGGGCATTGTAGGTATTGGCAGGCAAGCTGGAGGTTTAACAGGTGGTTTGAATTTTCCCTCCGCTGCAAGTGATCAGGTGCGTAACTCGCTCAACCTGGCCAGCACCAACGTGTATACTTCGGGTAACCTGACGCTGGAGACAAACCTGCAGTATGCCCGCTTCCGCTGGGATTATGCGCAGCCCGAGAACCCAACTAGTCCGGATGTAACCGTGCTAGGGCCTACCGGAGAAACAGCAGCCGT is a genomic window containing:
- a CDS encoding NAD(P)/FAD-dependent oxidoreductase, whose translation is MRETKPTGDFCNRTPGRRIVIIGNGISGVTCARHIRKRDNEAHITIISGETEYFFSRTALMYIYMGQLKYEHTKPYEDWFWEKNCLNLVHDWVTSIDFENKELQLQQQAPLQYDILILALGSKPNMFAWPGQELQGVQGLYAYQDLERMNESTANCQRAVVVGGGLIGIEMAEMLLSRNIPVTFLVREEGFWRSILPKEESELVMRHMREHQIDLRLQTELKEIIDDGTGRVKAVVTTAGEEIPCQFVGLAVGVHPNIELVRNSPLEVNKGILVDQYFATNLPNVFAIGDCAEYRVPLPNRQSVEQVWYTGRMHGETLAHNLTHHPVKYNPGPWFNSAKFFDIEYQTYGMVPNKWNEPVQSFYWKHDDGRVAFRALFNGNDKRLHGVNGLGMRLRHEFFDQALREHWTVEEVLVKLHKANFDPEFYSKHHRDILQAYNQQCGTNLEPEKKEKGLLSFLGW
- a CDS encoding TIGR04282 family arsenosugar biosynthesis glycosyltransferase, whose amino-acid sequence is MKPARAHTAILLFTRTSAEEACVKSFCRGLNKSKAIASALISRTKMLVEQTGLPLVIIGSDKQQGNTFGERLQDAITQVWKRGYDSVICLGNDTPGLTPATLRAAADALQQHSFVFGKATDGGVYLMGMHRHTLPQLNLKAISWNTSLVFEELQQQTLSASTTILAPVLADADNAEDILSLSADYALGPLVIWLRTLLCFTKAPFIPSVSFSPLAIPAATGLRGPPVS
- a CDS encoding cellulose synthase family protein encodes the protein MKLLLILCVVLYGLSMLFILLYSLAQAHLLYRFRLFLRQKRPTLPAPKVWPLVTVQLPVYNEKYVVERLIDAVAALDYPADKLEIQLLDDSDDETTALIQQKVQQYLHLNLQHIQRQDRSGFKAGALKYGLELAKGEFIAIFDADFVPDPLFLKKTIPYFADAKLGMVQTRWAHLNKEYSVLTRLQALALDAHFFVEQVGRNSQQAFINFNGTGGVWRKTTILDAGNWQDDTLTEDLDLSYRAQLKGWQFLYLPEVESRAELPPVMSALKSQQFRWTKGGAESAVKHLGTVLRSEKPLQTKYHALAHLLNSSVFVAVLVASLASVPLLWAKVHYLLPVQAFQAAAVMLFSFIVISLVYFQADAFGKASGRGSFLLYFPLFLSMSMGLALHNAVAVWEGWTGRKSPFIRTPKFNLEGRQQRWQDNFYRSLKIPFTTYLEGLLGLLFLGVAAWGVVQKEYSLLIFHSMLALGYLLVFYYSFQSYRRI
- a CDS encoding 4Fe-4S binding protein, with protein sequence MKLIQKIGLGIFLLALLLFNALLFMGQFELTEQQLQQNIKPEHVEVLQQQVQPMLGKTYTSSFAFATDFNRYLDNYNEEQQRSKQWDRVIWDDYAFALTKVASQGFVESNKLLLLLLTVVLGAAGALLYILPQHRGEPAGVRNNGIMFSSNKSRGVVGITIGLYLTAIYVLLYWYPEYIVNWTLLVDPLSYALSGGPASQWFFYGTLYTLAIVVMGVRMFRKYKGNNYQLVRTSSVIFFQLSFAFLLPEILVLLNYPWQDLKNIWPLDYDFFFDYSVASMLGSGSVGMFMFIWGIILVILGVPLFTYFYGKRWYCSWVCGCGGLAETAGDPYRHLSDKSLKAWKVERWMVYPILVIITVITLVTIANYFVEFALLEQSTGVLHQWYGFLIGSAFAGVIGVGFYPLMGNRVWCRYGCPLAAYIGIVQRYKSRFRITTNGGQCISCGNCSTYCEMGIDVRWYAQRGQNVVRASCVGCGICATVCPRGVLKLENGPEQGRITDIPVLTGNDSIKVLN
- a CDS encoding glycoside hydrolase family 15 protein; the protein is MKETQTSIQDLALIGDRRTCAYVSKTGSVVWYSPRRFDAPSVFASLLDTEKGGCWKVDAPGLHFKHRYYHSDSTILCTILACDSGEVQVEDYMPIRAGFHGICRSFSEAPDHLMLTISPKPDYGRTILQIKQHPNGTVSINGKLFLQASHPLQVEQNDIVCEVPAGDKAWFVLSEQQISINEKVLKEARSTTLQAWQEVSSHITYEGPYEREVRNSLSVLQLMTFAENGGIVAAGTTSLPEVKGGQRNWDYRYVWLRDAAMISSALTRAGSDGDQERHFLSFICDAIHKVKEPVVPFFTLDKQPAPGENFLTHFTGYAASRPVRVGNNANCQLQLDAISNVLLSAKLIYNRFQTREHWNLIAHLADYLTEHWHEKDHGLWEETQRQHYTSSKVVAAVSLEYIAEHSQEEAQKKPWLKAASEIRAFVAEKCITSEGAYAAYPGAEAVDVSAILFPIWAYTEADAPEVLKTIEVLERDYCQHNLFRRHLVGFDARQEGAFLAGTFWVAQYWVMRHNWQKFKQVMQAALVFMNDVGLMPEEGDPIRGEYLGNIPQTFVHASLIGAVIDYKNAMKEASD
- a CDS encoding alpha/beta fold hydrolase, whose protein sequence is MSDKHTVEQVIAAHQAKGKYIQVDGINTFVLDQGEGEVVLCIHGVPTSSFLYRKVIAALAANGMRGVCVDLPGLGLSDRPEDFDYTFHSFARFLARATEVLGIQEFHLVVHDIGGPIGFALAAENKERIKSLTILNTWVDVVHFKKPLPMRPFEMPVLGEAELKSLTHTTWQLGFTKVAVANADNIPKEEIYAYIDLLKREDNGAAFLKIMRSFDKSEEFKRLCYQAVEQVPYPVQAIWGAEDPGLTYERYGEEMKLAANLPQVHKLKASHLLQEEKPEEIAALVVDLARKA